A part of Lacibacter sp. H407 genomic DNA contains:
- a CDS encoding DUF3500 domain-containing protein, translated as MKSKSITILLAIVLSQLFMIPFTLTAQHNTVDFSSAITVIHSFDSEQKTKSVFPFDEMSRYDWHYLPPSLIPRRGVCLKDLDSSQKKNVYALLKSFLSEKGFSQTQDIMNNEYYLKELEPTMIHRIPENHFIAFYGNPGKDSVWGWKFSGHHIALNFTIVNNQLAFTPVFFGVYPAEIKEGKNKGRRIIKDEEDLGFELINMLTAEQKLQAIFQSKAFTDIVTTNAIQVGPLAPVGIVAKDLTLQQKNILNKLIACHLSSMPTEIAEMRMKRIVSEDFSEIRFGWAGGLIKGVPHYYRIQGKTFLIEFDNTTHNANHIHIVWRDFNGDFGVDLLNEHYKISKHHHK; from the coding sequence ATGAAAAGTAAATCAATCACAATCCTGCTTGCAATTGTGCTTTCGCAACTATTCATGATCCCTTTCACTTTAACAGCTCAGCATAATACTGTAGACTTTTCATCTGCAATAACAGTTATTCATTCCTTCGACAGTGAACAAAAGACAAAATCTGTTTTTCCTTTTGATGAAATGTCAAGATATGACTGGCATTATCTTCCTCCAAGTTTGATTCCAAGAAGAGGCGTTTGTTTAAAAGACCTGGATAGCTCGCAAAAGAAAAATGTTTATGCCTTACTTAAAAGTTTTTTAAGTGAGAAAGGTTTTTCACAAACGCAGGACATCATGAATAACGAGTATTATTTAAAAGAGTTAGAGCCAACCATGATACACCGGATACCTGAAAATCATTTCATCGCATTTTATGGAAATCCCGGGAAAGACAGCGTTTGGGGATGGAAATTCAGCGGACATCACATCGCTTTAAATTTTACAATCGTAAACAATCAATTAGCATTCACTCCGGTTTTCTTTGGAGTATATCCTGCTGAAATAAAAGAAGGAAAGAATAAAGGAAGGCGAATCATAAAAGACGAAGAGGATCTTGGCTTTGAGTTAATCAATATGCTTACTGCTGAACAAAAGCTCCAGGCTATCTTTCAATCAAAAGCATTTACTGATATTGTTACTACAAACGCTATTCAGGTTGGACCTCTCGCCCCTGTTGGTATTGTAGCCAAGGACCTGACACTTCAACAAAAAAACATTCTAAACAAATTAATTGCCTGTCATCTTTCTTCTATGCCAACTGAAATAGCAGAGATGCGAATGAAGCGAATCGTATCAGAAGATTTTAGCGAAATAAGATTTGGATGGGCAGGAGGTCTAATAAAGGGAGTGCCACATTATTACAGAATACAGGGAAAAACTTTTTTAATTGAGTTTGACAACACTACACACAATGCGAATCATATACACATTGTATGGCGTGATTTCAATGGCGATTTTGGAGTTGACCTTCTAAATGAGCATTATAAAATAAGCAAGCATCACCACAAATAA
- a CDS encoding DUF2306 domain-containing protein has product MNNNASPLMNQSKPASFVKSGFVLLLTLYVGVVTFQEILPYLRLNKESYGRFWDYKWPLFFHISSGITAMLIGPFQFWKKFRNRYIKIHRMLGRIYLIAILTGTISATYLAWTSGYKISFAWAFGLEALAFAWISTALMAYTSVRRGRIVQHKEWMIRSYVVTLAFFFFRILNNSTYVKSIIPEFKERGVTIIWFCWAIPLLITEIVLSRKKK; this is encoded by the coding sequence ATGAATAATAACGCATCACCCTTAATGAATCAAAGCAAGCCAGCTTCGTTTGTAAAATCAGGCTTTGTATTACTTCTTACGCTCTATGTAGGTGTAGTTACATTTCAGGAGATTTTACCCTACCTACGTCTGAACAAAGAAAGTTATGGCAGGTTTTGGGATTATAAATGGCCTTTGTTTTTCCATATTTCAAGTGGAATTACAGCCATGTTAATTGGTCCGTTTCAATTCTGGAAGAAATTCAGAAACAGATATATCAAAATACACAGAATGCTGGGGCGTATCTATCTGATCGCAATTTTAACCGGTACCATCAGTGCAACTTATTTAGCGTGGACCAGTGGCTACAAGATAAGTTTTGCATGGGCGTTTGGTTTAGAGGCATTAGCCTTTGCCTGGATTTCTACGGCATTGATGGCCTATACATCAGTGAGGAGAGGTCGCATTGTTCAGCATAAGGAATGGATGATACGAAGCTATGTAGTAACGCTGGCTTTTTTCTTTTTCCGCATTTTAAATAATTCAACTTATGTGAAATCTATTATACCGGAATTTAAAGAAAGAGGCGTAACGATTATTTGGTTTTGCTGGGCAATTCCATTATTAATAACTGAAATTGTTTTGAGTCGGAAAAAGAAATAA
- a CDS encoding lipocalin-like domain-containing protein, whose product MRKFILPILCFQFACIVSSAQKTKPTKGIAGIWQLVEFADYDSVSNTWINRYGKNPRGYFIYSPGGILSINVSSDTPLKMTEEGSKNYTINFHEFFSSHSFGYFGTYTYEPAKGQVIHHVKGGTLPFYTDTEQPRQIQLKGDTAIIGDNIRTRRVLVRVE is encoded by the coding sequence ATGAGAAAATTTATTCTGCCTATTCTCTGTTTTCAATTTGCATGTATTGTCTCATCTGCACAAAAAACAAAACCTACCAAAGGCATTGCGGGTATATGGCAATTGGTTGAGTTTGCTGATTATGATTCTGTTTCCAATACATGGATAAACCGCTACGGAAAAAATCCACGAGGCTATTTTATTTACTCGCCAGGTGGCATATTAAGTATTAATGTTTCCAGCGATACGCCACTTAAAATGACGGAGGAAGGATCAAAAAATTACACGATCAATTTTCATGAATTTTTCAGCAGTCATTCTTTCGGATACTTTGGTACGTACACATACGAACCTGCAAAGGGACAAGTGATCCATCATGTAAAAGGAGGAACGCTTCCTTTCTATACCGATACAGAACAGCCCAGGCAAATTCAACTAAAAGGCGATACAGCAATCATAGGCGATAACATCCGAACAAGAAGAGTACTGGTTAGGGTAGAATAA
- a CDS encoding DUF1624 domain-containing protein, with the protein MKTDLTKSRITSIDLLRGVVMIIMALDHVRDYFHADAFIYDPLDLEKTTPVLFFTRWITHFCAPVFMFLAGTSASLVGERKSKKELSMFLFKRGAWLILLELTVINFGWNFDITFNNIYFIVIWVLGLSMIALAAAVHLPRKWIFIIGLLILAGHNLLDGIHVQGNTFKAFTWAIVHDQNLFTWAGKDILVGYPVLPWIGIIMLGYCFGALYSPAFGTEKRKKWLLNIGGGAVLLFISIRFANFYGDPGPWSKQDNFLKTFLDFISTTKYPPSLLYALMTLGPSVLFLAFTERANNTFTKFISIYGRVPMFYYILHIYLLHAAALVATGLFTGFSWQVWVLKEPLWLTQTLKGYGFSLGIVYIVWIGIVLCLYPLCKWYDRYKQAHKEKWWLSYL; encoded by the coding sequence ATGAAAACAGACTTAACGAAATCGAGAATAACATCAATTGACCTTTTGCGTGGTGTTGTTATGATCATAATGGCACTGGATCATGTAAGAGATTATTTCCATGCCGATGCGTTTATTTACGATCCGCTTGATCTGGAAAAAACAACACCGGTACTTTTTTTTACCCGATGGATCACTCATTTCTGTGCACCGGTATTTATGTTCCTTGCGGGTACATCTGCATCGCTGGTAGGTGAACGAAAAAGTAAAAAAGAATTGTCTATGTTTCTCTTTAAACGGGGAGCATGGCTGATACTGCTAGAACTTACAGTTATCAATTTCGGATGGAACTTTGATATTACATTTAACAACATCTACTTTATTGTTATCTGGGTACTGGGCCTAAGCATGATCGCCTTAGCAGCAGCTGTTCATTTACCAAGAAAATGGATTTTTATCATTGGACTCCTCATTTTAGCCGGGCATAATCTTTTAGATGGAATTCATGTACAGGGAAATACATTTAAAGCATTTACGTGGGCAATCGTTCATGATCAGAATTTATTTACATGGGCAGGTAAAGATATATTAGTAGGTTACCCGGTATTACCATGGATTGGCATTATTATGCTGGGTTATTGTTTTGGCGCATTGTATTCACCTGCTTTTGGTACAGAAAAAAGAAAAAAATGGTTGCTCAATATTGGTGGCGGAGCTGTACTCTTATTTATTAGTATACGCTTTGCCAATTTTTATGGTGATCCCGGCCCCTGGAGTAAACAAGACAATTTCTTAAAAACATTCCTGGATTTTATCAGTACCACTAAATATCCACCCTCATTATTATATGCATTAATGACACTTGGACCTTCTGTCTTATTCCTTGCATTTACAGAAAGAGCAAATAACACATTTACAAAATTCATTTCAATTTATGGAAGAGTGCCGATGTTCTACTACATCCTGCACATTTACCTGTTGCATGCTGCAGCCTTGGTAGCAACCGGATTGTTTACCGGTTTCAGCTGGCAGGTATGGGTATTGAAAGAGCCGTTATGGTTAACTCAAACATTAAAAGGTTACGGCTTTTCATTGGGCATTGTATACATCGTTTGGATAGGGATCGTATTGTGCTTATACCCTTTGTGTAAATGGTACGACCGCTATAAACAAGCCCATAAAGAAAAATGGTGGTTGAGTTATTTGTAA
- a CDS encoding dioxygenase family protein has protein sequence MQRRTFIKNSSLTVISISAFGGLNWNGKNFEGDNETTTDILGPFYRPGAPLRSNLRLPASNGAPIVLKGIIFKEDGKTPVNNAFVEIWHCDEHEVYDNASDDYNYRGAQKTKADGKYVFKSILPVPYKADPNNEASWRPAHIHMRVSVPGQQDLITQLYFKGGKYVETDTWASAPQAVNRILDVSKNASGESEIVFNVIMRKEIPLDKKVYDKITGLYSIDDGSKIEFIQKDDLLFMKRNGQLMAGLTYNGKNSFEGGIGFPKVRFEVLTNGGSKAVITTQTKTYTGEKYLKYNE, from the coding sequence ATGCAACGCAGAACATTTATCAAAAACTCATCACTTACAGTGATCAGCATCAGTGCATTCGGAGGGTTGAACTGGAATGGAAAAAATTTTGAAGGCGATAACGAAACTACCACCGATATACTTGGTCCATTTTACCGACCCGGTGCACCATTGCGAAGTAATTTAAGATTGCCCGCTTCCAACGGAGCTCCAATCGTTTTAAAAGGAATCATTTTTAAAGAAGATGGAAAAACACCCGTCAACAATGCATTCGTTGAGATCTGGCATTGCGATGAACATGAAGTTTATGATAATGCTTCTGACGACTACAACTATCGTGGCGCACAAAAAACAAAAGCAGATGGGAAATATGTATTCAAATCTATTTTACCCGTTCCTTATAAAGCCGACCCGAATAACGAAGCATCCTGGCGGCCGGCTCATATACACATGCGTGTGTCTGTTCCCGGTCAACAGGACCTGATCACACAACTTTATTTTAAAGGTGGCAAGTATGTTGAAACGGACACCTGGGCTTCTGCTCCACAGGCTGTAAACCGAATCCTTGATGTATCAAAGAATGCATCGGGAGAAAGTGAAATTGTTTTTAATGTGATCATGCGTAAAGAAATTCCGCTGGATAAAAAAGTGTATGATAAGATTACAGGACTGTACAGTATTGACGACGGCAGTAAAATTGAGTTTATTCAGAAAGATGATCTCTTGTTTATGAAACGTAATGGTCAATTAATGGCGGGATTAACGTACAATGGAAAAAACAGCTTTGAGGGAGGAATTGGATTTCCAAAAGTTCGTTTTGAGGTATTAACAAATGGTGGATCGAAAGCAGTTATTACAACTCAAACCAAGACCTATACAGGTGAAAAGTATTTAAAGTATAATGAGTAA
- a CDS encoding DUF418 domain-containing protein, translated as MQQAFIPVQLNERISIMDSLRGIAILGIFIANLGSGFSFYDATLNNSGPFFHPLDKTFQFWQHVFIEGKFYSIFSLLFGWGMAIQLKRSEVKGLTPVKFMRRRLTFMFLLGLAHLLLLWTGDIVAFYALVGFVFLWIRKWSDRKLFISAIVMLCLPVLIYFLRMKWNVLLAPAGLLYGTGTTVDSYLTGSKSFDEFLINLKTENYFFQLKSLVAGVFYRFGDLIFQSRPLKVLGMFILGYLLGRNDRYKTILANKQLLWMVAGGGLLIGLPANYQLSKLMETGLYYQLKIEGVYQSIAYALGVTPLALAYVSLFFLFAQTAIGKKVTALLQPVGKMAFTNYITHSIIGTLVFYGAGLGLAREVGPVYYTMLALLVFIGQIIVSTVWLKYFNYGPIEWLWRSATYKKWQPLKKKLNT; from the coding sequence ATGCAACAAGCATTTATACCTGTGCAATTAAACGAGCGGATAAGTATCATGGATTCGCTTCGTGGAATTGCAATTCTGGGAATTTTTATAGCGAACCTGGGTTCAGGCTTTTCGTTTTATGATGCTACGTTGAACAACAGCGGACCTTTCTTTCATCCGCTTGATAAAACATTTCAGTTTTGGCAACATGTTTTTATTGAAGGAAAATTCTATTCTATTTTCAGTTTGCTGTTTGGGTGGGGTATGGCCATTCAGTTGAAACGAAGCGAAGTAAAGGGTTTAACTCCTGTAAAGTTTATGCGCAGGCGTTTAACGTTTATGTTCTTGCTTGGTCTTGCACATTTGTTGTTATTATGGACGGGCGATATCGTTGCCTTTTATGCATTGGTGGGTTTCGTGTTTTTATGGATCAGAAAATGGAGCGACCGGAAATTATTCATCTCCGCTATTGTTATGCTATGCTTACCTGTGCTCATTTATTTCCTGCGCATGAAATGGAATGTATTGCTGGCGCCTGCAGGTTTGCTTTATGGCACAGGTACAACAGTTGATTCGTATTTAACAGGTTCGAAATCTTTTGACGAGTTCTTGATCAACCTGAAAACAGAAAATTATTTTTTCCAGTTAAAAAGCCTTGTGGCTGGTGTGTTTTATCGTTTTGGTGATCTTATTTTCCAAAGCCGGCCTTTAAAAGTGTTGGGCATGTTTATTCTGGGTTACTTATTGGGGCGTAATGATCGTTATAAAACCATCCTTGCGAATAAACAATTGCTTTGGATGGTTGCAGGAGGTGGTTTGCTTATTGGCCTGCCTGCAAACTATCAATTATCAAAACTGATGGAAACTGGTTTATACTACCAGTTGAAGATAGAAGGTGTTTATCAAAGCATTGCCTATGCGTTGGGTGTGACCCCATTAGCGTTGGCTTATGTATCGTTATTTTTTCTGTTTGCACAAACGGCAATTGGTAAAAAAGTTACTGCTTTGTTGCAACCGGTTGGCAAAATGGCGTTCACCAATTACATCACACACTCCATTATTGGTACACTTGTATTCTATGGTGCCGGTTTGGGTCTTGCCCGTGAAGTAGGCCCCGTTTACTATACGATGCTTGCATTACTTGTGTTTATCGGGCAAATCATCGTGAGTACTGTATGGTTAAAGTATTTCAATTACGGACCCATTGAATGGTTATGGCGAAGTGCAACGTATAAAAAATGGCAGCCGTTGAAAAAGAAACTGAATACTTAA
- a CDS encoding sterol desaturase family protein has protein sequence MEFINSLLAINPNYILIGLMVLFYSLEQLLGNQFKFDKRPQHLFQNSLFYVVFFLVGILWSFVSVFSIEWLNNHQIGLFYLVQLPLWLKLLVGVALFDLVSYWFHRLSHVVPFLWRFHRVHHSDTTMDASTNFRGHPLESFLWFGSSNILAAAVFGLDLLTLGLYLFITMIFFVLQHSNLRFPKWLDKSLGLVITTPNIHKVHHEQDQSYTDSNFSDIFILWDRLFGTYKSKPVEQIKLGLKEFDEEKKQTFWYLMKSPFLEIKRVESEELNKNTNAITQLNK, from the coding sequence ATGGAATTTATCAACTCATTACTCGCAATCAATCCCAATTACATCTTAATTGGTTTGATGGTGCTGTTTTATTCACTCGAACAATTGCTCGGCAATCAATTCAAGTTCGACAAAAGACCGCAACACCTGTTTCAAAACAGCTTGTTCTATGTTGTCTTTTTCCTCGTGGGCATTCTCTGGTCGTTTGTTTCAGTATTTAGTATTGAGTGGTTGAACAATCATCAGATCGGGCTTTTCTATTTGGTACAACTACCTCTCTGGTTAAAATTATTAGTTGGCGTTGCATTGTTCGATCTGGTGAGTTACTGGTTTCACCGCCTGTCGCATGTGGTGCCGTTTCTCTGGCGTTTCCATCGTGTACACCACAGCGATACCACGATGGATGCATCCACTAATTTCCGCGGACACCCATTGGAAAGTTTTCTTTGGTTTGGAAGTAGTAATATTCTTGCGGCTGCTGTTTTTGGTCTTGACCTTCTTACACTCGGATTGTATTTATTTATTACGATGATTTTCTTTGTACTGCAACATTCCAATCTTCGTTTTCCGAAATGGCTCGATAAAAGTTTAGGGTTAGTGATCACCACACCTAACATCCACAAAGTGCATCATGAGCAGGATCAGAGTTATACCGATTCAAACTTCTCCGACATTTTTATTTTATGGGATCGCCTGTTCGGTACCTATAAAAGTAAACCGGTTGAACAGATCAAATTGGGATTGAAAGAATTTGACGAAGAGAAAAAACAAACGTTTTGGTATTTGATGAAAAGTCCGTTTTTAGAAATAAAAAGAGTTGAGTCAGAAGAACTAAATAAAAATACCAATGCTATCACACAATTGAATAAATAA
- a CDS encoding M28 family metallopeptidase translates to MNKLSLVFVLLVASSAFSQTGMKVPVAGLAAIKQSDLKNDLYQHADARFKGRGAGTINELNAAVWVAEKYRSLGLKPAGENNSYYQYFNMWRNRIASVSRVSINGRSLSLWSEVAIAQMAAVALDQPIVYLGSISSVDLNNIDVKGKVVAFDAVPGILNYNMSLPGWRYQRFMMTKYGNALVAKGAAALILLADQETETAWPDAIENFKEGSFDLEGGPNEKVTATVPVLWLHKSAQKEIATNTARLKANIVIERYSYPSVNLVGLIEGTDPVLSKEYVLYSGHTDAHGIRNNIDGDSIYYGADDNASVNVAMFAVARAFKKNPGKRSVLFVIHGAEERGLLGSRWYSSHPTVPIQNIVAVLNGDMIGRNHPDSATVLGIQPPHRTSNELTQMVLDANNEGPKFKLDTLWDKVEHPEYWFFRSDHLPYARLGIPSLMYTTLLHVDYHTPKDNAANIDYAKLKKVTEWMYRTGWKAANTTQRPDRVPNFKLER, encoded by the coding sequence ATGAATAAACTATCTCTTGTTTTTGTTCTGCTGGTTGCAAGCTCTGCTTTTTCGCAAACGGGAATGAAAGTACCTGTTGCTGGTCTGGCTGCTATCAAACAATCGGATTTAAAAAACGATTTGTATCAACATGCTGATGCCCGGTTTAAAGGCCGTGGTGCAGGTACCATCAATGAACTGAATGCCGCTGTTTGGGTTGCAGAAAAATACAGAAGTCTCGGCCTAAAACCAGCCGGTGAAAACAATTCTTACTATCAGTATTTTAATATGTGGCGCAACAGGATCGCTTCCGTCAGCAGAGTATCCATCAATGGTCGCTCTTTGTCATTGTGGAGCGAAGTTGCGATTGCACAAATGGCAGCAGTTGCTTTAGATCAACCGATTGTTTACCTCGGAAGTATTTCATCTGTTGATTTAAATAACATTGATGTAAAAGGAAAGGTCGTAGCCTTTGATGCAGTACCGGGCATACTAAATTACAACATGTCATTACCCGGCTGGCGCTATCAACGGTTTATGATGACAAAATATGGAAATGCTCTCGTTGCCAAAGGAGCTGCTGCACTTATACTCCTTGCCGATCAAGAAACCGAAACAGCATGGCCCGATGCAATAGAAAATTTTAAGGAAGGCAGTTTTGATTTAGAAGGAGGACCCAATGAAAAAGTAACAGCAACCGTACCGGTACTTTGGCTACACAAGTCCGCACAAAAAGAAATTGCAACCAATACTGCCCGACTGAAAGCAAACATTGTTATTGAGCGCTACAGTTATCCTTCTGTAAATCTCGTGGGCCTTATTGAAGGAACAGACCCTGTACTTTCAAAAGAATATGTTCTGTACAGCGGCCATACCGATGCACATGGCATTCGCAACAACATTGATGGAGACAGTATTTATTACGGAGCAGATGATAATGCCAGTGTTAATGTAGCCATGTTTGCTGTAGCCCGAGCATTCAAAAAAAATCCTGGTAAACGTTCGGTACTGTTTGTGATCCATGGTGCTGAAGAGCGTGGGCTTTTAGGCTCAAGGTGGTATTCATCGCATCCAACGGTACCCATTCAAAATATTGTAGCGGTTTTAAATGGAGATATGATTGGCAGAAACCATCCGGATAGTGCCACCGTTTTAGGTATACAACCACCACATCGTACATCAAACGAACTCACACAAATGGTATTGGATGCGAATAACGAGGGGCCGAAGTTTAAGTTAGATACACTTTGGGATAAAGTGGAACATCCTGAATACTGGTTTTTCAGAAGCGATCATCTACCCTATGCAAGGTTGGGTATTCCTTCACTCATGTACACTACACTGCTGCATGTAGATTATCATACACCAAAAGATAATGCGGCAAATATTGATTACGCTAAACTGAAAAAAGTGACCGAATGGATGTATCGTACCGGATGGAAAGCAGCGAATACAACACAACGACCGGACAGAGTACCCAATTTCAAATTGGAGCGGTAA
- a CDS encoding serine hydrolase domain-containing protein — MRKIILLLLIGLNTSTIHAQQTYFPDADWQTKKPEELKMNKVWIDSAVSFALKSENKVERDLRIANMKSYSREPGYKMIGPMKERGGPAGLVIRNGYIVAQWGDVNRVDMTFSVTKSYLSTVAGLAVDQGLIKNVNDKVGQYVWGELFEGPHNSKVTWDHLLTQSSDWNGRLFGLDDWADRPPREGTIDDWKNRKLLEPGTNYEYNDVRVNLLAYSLLQVWRKPLPVVFKEKIMDPIGASTTWRWFGYENSFVTLDGLTMQSVSGGGHHGGGIFINTLDHARFGLLFLRNGKWKNQQLLSEKWINAAIQPSSANKNYGYLWWLNTEQNWKGISTKVYYANGFGGNYIIIDKEHDLVVVTRWMDDSKVAEMLSLVIKSIEAK, encoded by the coding sequence ATGAGAAAAATAATATTGCTCCTTTTGATAGGTTTGAATACGTCCACGATTCATGCACAACAAACTTATTTCCCCGATGCCGATTGGCAAACAAAAAAACCCGAAGAGTTAAAGATGAATAAAGTTTGGATCGACAGTGCAGTAAGCTTCGCATTGAAAAGTGAAAACAAAGTTGAACGGGACTTGCGTATTGCCAATATGAAATCTTATTCACGTGAACCGGGATATAAAATGATCGGGCCAATGAAAGAAAGAGGCGGGCCTGCCGGGCTTGTGATCAGGAACGGATACATCGTTGCACAATGGGGCGATGTAAACAGAGTTGATATGACGTTTAGTGTAACGAAAAGTTATCTCTCCACTGTTGCAGGCTTAGCTGTTGATCAAGGCCTCATTAAAAATGTAAATGATAAAGTTGGTCAATATGTATGGGGCGAATTATTTGAAGGGCCACACAATTCAAAAGTTACCTGGGATCATTTACTTACACAATCAAGTGATTGGAATGGCAGACTTTTTGGTTTAGATGACTGGGCCGACCGTCCACCAAGAGAAGGAACAATTGATGATTGGAAAAACCGCAAGCTGCTTGAACCCGGAACCAATTATGAATACAATGATGTACGTGTAAATCTCCTTGCCTATTCGTTGTTGCAGGTTTGGCGTAAACCATTGCCGGTTGTGTTCAAAGAAAAGATCATGGATCCCATTGGTGCATCTACTACATGGCGTTGGTTTGGTTATGAAAATTCATTTGTAACACTTGATGGCTTAACGATGCAATCAGTAAGTGGCGGCGGACATCATGGCGGCGGCATCTTTATTAATACATTGGATCACGCACGGTTTGGTTTGTTGTTTCTGCGAAACGGCAAATGGAAAAATCAACAACTGCTTTCTGAAAAATGGATCAACGCTGCAATACAACCATCATCAGCAAATAAAAATTACGGTTACCTGTGGTGGCTCAACACAGAACAGAACTGGAAAGGCATTTCAACCAAAGTATATTATGCAAATGGTTTTGGCGGCAACTATATCATCATCGATAAAGAACATGACCTTGTAGTTGTTACCCGATGGATGGATGACAGTAAGGTGGCAGAAATGCTGAGCCTCGTTATTAAATCGATCGAAGCGAAATAA
- a CDS encoding APC family permease, with protein sequence MNPVSKKENLKREIGVRSLTLAILNITAGSGIFIIPAIIAEDLGAAAILAYLVCGALIFLIGLCFAEVGSKTSVSGGVYSYIENAFGPYAGFLANNIYWLGGCIVSDAAIANALVDTLKYFFPFLSNEIYRAALLVFVFGSIALINIRSVKNGVRLIEFATLGKLIPLIAVVVAGAAFLSPENLRWTIEPTFSNLGAASLLLFFAFIGLDGPLSNGGEIKNPKRTVPLGIFFGITAVLLLYISIQLVTHGVLGATVTAHKDAPLAAVAGIAFGKWGAIIIIAASALSMLGALGGEILSIPRILFAGARDGLLPKPLAKVHDRYFTPHVAIVFYASLGLILAISGGFKQLATIASAALLIIYLGVVLSSVKLRRKETTTTEKTFRVPGGIIVPLLAAAGIIWLLSNLTRNELTGIGLFMIVLSIIYFTMKQVKKKKQNKENSGLKD encoded by the coding sequence ATGAACCCGGTTTCAAAAAAAGAAAATTTAAAACGAGAAATCGGCGTACGGTCACTCACATTAGCAATTCTGAATATCACAGCAGGTTCCGGCATCTTTATTATTCCGGCTATTATTGCGGAAGATCTTGGTGCTGCTGCTATTCTTGCTTACCTGGTTTGTGGTGCACTGATCTTTTTGATTGGTCTTTGCTTTGCCGAAGTAGGTTCTAAAACTTCTGTAAGCGGTGGCGTGTATAGTTATATTGAAAATGCATTTGGTCCTTATGCAGGATTTTTAGCGAACAATATCTATTGGCTGGGAGGATGCATTGTATCAGACGCAGCCATTGCGAACGCATTGGTTGATACGTTGAAATATTTTTTTCCTTTCTTGAGTAACGAGATCTACCGGGCTGCATTACTCGTGTTTGTTTTTGGCAGCATTGCGTTGATCAATATCCGCAGTGTAAAAAACGGTGTGCGGTTGATCGAGTTTGCAACACTGGGAAAATTAATTCCACTCATTGCAGTAGTTGTTGCAGGAGCAGCATTTTTATCACCCGAAAATTTACGTTGGACGATCGAACCAACCTTCAGCAATCTCGGTGCTGCATCCTTACTTTTATTTTTTGCTTTCATTGGTTTAGATGGTCCGTTAAGCAACGGCGGAGAAATTAAAAATCCAAAACGTACCGTTCCTCTTGGAATATTTTTCGGTATTACGGCGGTATTACTTTTATACATCTCCATTCAGTTGGTAACGCACGGTGTTCTCGGTGCAACTGTTACGGCACATAAAGATGCTCCACTTGCGGCAGTTGCGGGTATTGCATTTGGTAAATGGGGAGCCATTATCATTATTGCAGCCAGTGCGCTTTCGATGCTCGGTGCATTGGGTGGTGAAATACTTTCTATTCCGCGGATCTTATTTGCCGGCGCAAGAGATGGACTACTGCCTAAGCCATTGGCGAAAGTTCATGACCGTTACTTTACACCACATGTTGCCATTGTATTTTATGCGTCGTTGGGATTGATACTCGCCATCTCCGGTGGCTTCAAGCAATTAGCCACTATTGCAAGCGCAGCTTTATTGATCATCTATCTGGGCGTTGTATTGTCCTCAGTAAAGCTCCGGAGAAAAGAGACCACAACAACCGAAAAAACATTTCGTGTACCCGGTGGCATCATTGTTCCATTGTTGGCTGCTGCCGGTATTATTTGGTTGCTATCCAATTTAACCAGAAATGAACTTACAGGCATTGGCCTGTTTATGATCGTACTCTCAATTATCTATTTCACTATGAAACAGGTAAAAAAGAAGAAGCAGAATAAAGAGAACAGTGGTTTGAAAGACTAA